One window from the genome of Helicobacter pylori encodes:
- a CDS encoding AAA family ATPase: MPFSKFLENLTAPFKRIKNRSLVLALGFLILTFCLLLFLVLSDVSRLISGKDFFYVIQSHPKQTLIEDENYFYANKGLYKTNKEAFLRAYKIPESMPIERRENLSKGSKMNLALLFFISSMLFGIFWRLPKRLDTKMSLESAHKNELENAFQRYDALGVRFEDIAGVDEVKEELLEVIDYLKNPKKYQDLGIFLPKGVLLIGPPGVGKTMIAKALASEARVPFFYESGSAFSQIYVGAGAKKVHELFMHAKRHAPSIIFIDEIDALGKARGGHRSDEREATLNQLLTEMDGFLQNDEVVVIGATNQMEVMDEALLRSKRFDRRIFISLPDLLERQSILEKLLENKKHALNYLKIAKICVGFSGAMLATLINESALNALKHQRNEITESDILEVKDKIAYGKKKPQTLDENQKELVALYQSAKALSAYWLEIEFDKAPILGEFIAFNENKIHSESEIKNYIKVYLSGTIILELLYKERYSLSKQDLQKAKFLNEFMASELLLAPTKESLSVLYEEQLEFLKPQIAACKRLSALLLEQEYLEHSNLYDLLNG; this comes from the coding sequence ATGCCGTTTTCTAAATTTTTAGAAAACCTCACCGCTCCCTTTAAACGCATTAAAAACCGCTCGCTTGTTTTGGCATTAGGGTTTTTGATCCTTACTTTTTGCTTGCTTCTTTTTTTAGTTTTGAGCGATGTTTCTAGGCTCATATCGGGTAAGGACTTTTTTTATGTGATCCAATCCCACCCTAAGCAAACTTTAATTGAAGATGAAAATTATTTTTATGCTAACAAGGGTCTTTATAAAACCAACAAAGAAGCCTTTTTAAGAGCCTATAAAATCCCAGAAAGCATGCCCATAGAAAGACGAGAAAATTTAAGCAAGGGTTCTAAAATGAATTTAGCGTTGCTTTTTTTCATTTCTAGCATGCTTTTTGGGATCTTTTGGCGTTTGCCCAAACGATTGGATACTAAAATGAGTTTAGAGAGCGCTCACAAAAACGAATTAGAAAATGCATTCCAACGATACGACGCGCTAGGGGTGCGTTTTGAAGATATTGCAGGGGTGGATGAAGTCAAAGAAGAATTACTAGAAGTGATAGATTATTTAAAAAACCCTAAAAAATACCAGGATTTAGGGATTTTTCTCCCTAAGGGCGTGCTTTTAATCGGGCCTCCTGGAGTGGGGAAAACCATGATCGCTAAAGCCTTAGCGAGTGAAGCCAGAGTGCCGTTTTTTTACGAAAGCGGGAGCGCGTTTTCTCAAATTTATGTGGGGGCTGGGGCTAAAAAAGTGCATGAACTTTTCATGCATGCTAAAAGGCATGCCCCTTCTATTATTTTTATTGATGAAATTGACGCTTTGGGTAAGGCTAGGGGAGGGCATAGGAGCGATGAAAGAGAGGCCACGCTCAACCAGCTTTTAACCGAAATGGATGGGTTTTTGCAAAACGATGAGGTGGTGGTGATAGGAGCGACTAACCAAATGGAAGTGATGGATGAAGCACTATTAAGGAGCAAACGATTTGATCGGCGCATTTTCATTTCTTTACCGGATTTACTAGAAAGGCAGAGCATTTTAGAAAAGCTGTTAGAAAACAAAAAGCACGCGCTCAATTATCTTAAGATCGCTAAAATTTGCGTGGGTTTTAGCGGGGCGATGTTAGCGACTTTAATCAATGAAAGCGCTTTAAACGCCCTCAAACACCAACGAAACGAAATCACTGAGAGCGACATTTTAGAAGTGAAAGACAAGATCGCTTACGGCAAGAAAAAGCCCCAAACTTTAGACGAAAACCAAAAGGAATTAGTCGCTTTGTATCAAAGCGCGAAAGCCTTGAGTGCGTATTGGCTAGAAATTGAATTTGATAAAGCGCCAATATTAGGGGAATTTATCGCTTTTAATGAAAATAAAATCCACAGCGAGAGCGAGATTAAAAATTACATTAAAGTGTATTTGAGCGGGACGATTATTTTAGAGTTGCTCTATAAGGAGCGTTATAGTCTGTCTAAACAAGACTTGCAAAAAGCGAAATTTTTGAATGAATTTATGGCCAGTGAGCTTCTTTTAGCCCCTACAAAAGAGTCTTTAAGCGTTCTTTATGAAGAGCAACTGGAGTTTTTAAAGCCGCAAATTGCAGCTTGCAAGCGATTAAGCGCTCTATTATTGGAGCAAGAATATTTAGAACATTCCAATTTGTATGATTTATTGAACGGGTGA
- the bioV gene encoding pimelyl-ACP methyl ester esterase BioV, with product MRFFSGFGFVNESVLFEEWLLKGAYDISGFSMGAIKAIEYAYNEISQQRRIHSLLLFSPCMLAHKSLAFKRLQLSSFQKDPQSYMDNFYHEVGLSAQLERFKKEGSLEELEFLLNYKYSDSIIRLLLEKGVKIEVFIGLKDRITDIQALLEFFTPLVQVWQFKDCNHLLQKS from the coding sequence ATGCGTTTTTTTAGTGGTTTTGGGTTCGTTAATGAAAGCGTTTTGTTTGAAGAGTGGCTTTTAAAAGGGGCTTATGATATCTCAGGCTTTTCTATGGGGGCGATTAAAGCGATAGAATACGCTTATAATGAAATCTCACAACAGCGGCGCATCCATTCTTTGTTATTGTTTTCGCCTTGCATGTTAGCGCATAAGAGTTTGGCGTTCAAACGCTTGCAACTTTCTTCGTTTCAAAAAGACCCGCAAAGCTACATGGATAACTTTTATCACGAAGTGGGCTTGAGCGCTCAATTGGAGCGTTTTAAAAAAGAGGGTTCTTTAGAAGAATTAGAATTTTTATTGAATTACAAGTATAGTGATTCTATAATTAGACTTTTATTAGAAAAAGGCGTGAAGATTGAAGTGTTTATCGGGTTAAAAGATAGGATCACTGACATTCAAGCCCTTTTAGAGTTTTTTACGCCATTAGTTCAAGTGTGGCAGTTTAAGGATTGTAACCATTTGTTGCAAAAA